Proteins encoded by one window of Rutidosis leptorrhynchoides isolate AG116_Rl617_1_P2 chromosome 7, CSIRO_AGI_Rlap_v1, whole genome shotgun sequence:
- the LOC139858192 gene encoding gibberellin-regulated protein 6-like, which produces MAKFLPFLLLTLLALSMFQLTVLAKRGHHHGYGAGNLKSSQCPGQCIRRCSRTQYHKPCMFFCQKCCAKCLCVPPGYYGNKQVCPCYNNWKTKEGGPKCP; this is translated from the exons ATGGCTAAGTTCTTGCCGTTCTTACTTTTGACTCTGCTTGCACTCTCCATGTTTCAGCTTACT GTTTTGGCGAAAAGAGGACATCACCATGGCTATGGTGCTGGAAATTTAAAAAGCTCGC AATGCCCCGGGCAGTGCATCAGAAGATGTAGCAGGACGCAATACCACAAACCATGCATGTTTTTCTGTCAGAAATGCTGTGCAAAATGTCTTTGTGTACCACCGGGGTATTATGGTAATAAACAAGTTTGCCCTTGCTACAACAATTGGAAGACCAAAGAAGGTGGTCCAAAATGCCCCTAG